The following are encoded in a window of Salvelinus fontinalis isolate EN_2023a chromosome 40, ASM2944872v1, whole genome shotgun sequence genomic DNA:
- the LOC129839397 gene encoding glial fibrillary acidic protein-like, whose protein sequence is MSYGSDFNSASSYRKIFGESPRYSSSPSRISNASLRSGGYRSQPQSRSMGSNLGSSFHQKRSSGRSYSQMPMPMENLDFAQSTVLNNEFKIIRTNEKEQMMGLNDRFAMFIDKVRNLEQQNKVLETELVTLRQRQTEPSRLADLYQQEIRELRSQLDEVNGEKSQILIERDNIEEDLQKLRGKYDDEYRLREEAEQNLKAFKKDVDDATMVRLDLEKKVESLLDEINFMRKVHEEEVAELMNMIQAAQVSVEMEVSKPDLTSALKEIRGQYESMASKNLQSAEEWYKSKFVDLNEQATRSQEAMRASREELNEFRRQLQSKTIEIESLRGTNESLERQLNEMEERHNQEIGQYQDNMAELDNDLRTTKSEMARHLREYQDLLNVKMALDIEIAAYRKLLEGEETRISTGITYSSPGMNMRSSEMRSFGMRSSDMRSSNMRSSDMTSSGDVDLPSMGSYNQTTRYTTISGGSKKDEGKDQEDGQSKSGKGSNDGEQKESSDANSTNQKN, encoded by the exons ATGAGCTACGGATCTGACTTCAATTCCGCCTCTTCCTACCGAAAGATTTTCGGGGAGTCTCCCCGTTACTCCAGCTCTCCATCCCGGATAAGCAATGCCTCTTTACGCAGCGGCGGTTACCGGTCCCAGCCTCAGTCCCGGAGCATGGGCTCTAACCTGGGCTCCTCTTTCCACCAGAAGAGGTCCTCTGGCCGGTCCTACTCGCAGATGCCCATGCCGATGGAGAACTTGGATTTCGCCCAGAGCACGGTGCTCAACAATGAGTTCAAAATCATCCGCACCAACGAGAAGGAGCAGATGATGGGGCTCAATGACCGCTTTGCCATGTTCATCGACAAGGTTCGCAACTTGGAACAGCAGAACAAGGTGCTCGAGACCGAGCTGGTGACCCTGCGTCAGAGGCAGACGGAGCCCTCGCGCCTGGCGGACCTGTACCAGCAGGAGATCCGCGAGCTGCGCTCCCAGCTCGATGAGGTGAACGGTGAGAAGTCCCAGATCCTCATCGAGCGTGACAACATCGAAGAGGACCTGCAGAAGCTCCGTGGCAAATACGATGACGAGTACCGCCTGCGGGAGGAAGCCGAGCAGAACCTCAAGGCGTTCAAGAAGGACGTGGACGACGCCACCATGGTGCGTTTAGACCTGGAGAAGAAGGTAGAATCCCTCCTCGACGAGATCAACTTCATGAGGAAGGTGCACGAGGAGGAGGTGGCCGAGCTCATGAACATGATCCAAGCCGCCCAGGTGTCCGTGGAGATGGAGGTCTCCAAACCTGACCTCACCTCTGCCCTGAAGGAGATCCGAGGCCAGTATGAGTCCATGGCCTCCAAGAACCTCCAGTCCGCCGAGGAGTGGTACAAGTCGAAGTTCGTTGACCTCAATGAGCAGGCCACCCGTAGCCAGGAGGCGATGCGCGCCAGCCGGGAGGAACTCAATGAGTTCAGGAGGCAGCTCCAGTCCAAGACCATCGAGATCGAGAGCCTGAGGGGAACCAACGAGTCCCTGGAAAGGCAGCTCAACGAGATGGAGGAGAGGCACAACCAGGAGATTGGGCAGTACCAG GACAACATGGCCGAGCTGGACAATGACCTGAGGACCACTAAGAGCGAGATGGCTCGTCACCTGCGGGAGTACCAGGACCTGCTGAATGTCAAGATGGCGCTGGATATTGAAATTGCTGCATACAG gaaacTCCTGGAAGGGGAAGAGACCCGCATCAGCACAGGCATCACCTACTCCAGCCCCGGCATGAACATGAGGTCCTCCGAGATGAGGTCCTTCGGCATGAGGTCCTCCGACATGAGGTCCTCCAACATGAGGTCCTCCGACATGACCTCCTCCGGCGACGTGGACTTGCCCAGCATGGGCAGCTACAACCAGACCACCAGGTACACCACCATCTCTGGAGGCTCCAAGAAGGACGAGGGAAAGGACCAGGAGGATGGGCAGAGCAAGTCTGGCAAGGGGTCCAACGACGGAGAACAGAAGGAGTCCAGCGACGCCAACTCCACCAACCAGAAAAACTAG